One window of the Opisthocomus hoazin isolate bOpiHoa1 chromosome 12, bOpiHoa1.hap1, whole genome shotgun sequence genome contains the following:
- the CENPT gene encoding centromere protein T isoform X4 — protein sequence MLKRIIRTQPQVSPLAPQVSEHEETEAARSELPSKRVSNMVEMQLPDLVPEDTSIATFHMTKKRKKLSISEFERAADKRLPQNQAQSTLDSTTLARSLRMSLGSLIPPDTVEKRGLLRRPKNRKAIDMEAFEGGVEQNMLKRKVQNYLVDSQTASGIQTATLTSDAEIMLSNTELFVQPQFDEQSQNKPSAFEPQLSDSKTLEQRSKISDAAQEEAKLVAPLSGVGTNEGRTQRYSEDLILDREGIDRMTGVPPKTPANQREDQQDHSQQSNPMEQLSVLEEVVAGTAEHHANAGYSERLEKKLTSKAESQVAVAQDDRVGTETAPSEEEGIAEGSVEHQGSPEAEREIAKDVEAGSLGKHSHAFSSPKKFGVKLLEEAVEEADELKDEAIVVEFDGLEEEPAEDEAEDPESEEVKKFKSKVRGCRLDLEETGTGSSQQREVSMKTPTFVHAAAYKPRLSTPHPAKSVASESPLPPPRAKLVPKSSGAARKKAYEPGVASSLIKKIFSHYVKMPVARDAFNIVVKCSERYFKQLSSDLEAYTNHAGRKTVEMADLEVLMRRQGLVTDKMPLHVLIERYLPLEYRKLLIPVAVSGNKVIPCK from the exons AACCGCAAGTTTCACCTCTAGCACCTCAGGTATCTGAAcatgaagaaacagaagcagctcGGTCAGAACTCCCATCTAAGAGAGTTTCCAACAT GGTGGAAATGCAACTGCCAGACCTTGTTCCTGAGGACACCTCCATTGCCACATTCCATATGActaagaagagaaagaaactcAGCATTTCTGAATTTGAGAGAGCAGCAGACAAACGACTTCCTCAGAACCAAG CTCAGTCAACGTTGGACAGCACGACTTTGGCTCG ATCTCTTCGCATGTCTCTGGGTTCCTTGATCCCACCAGACACTGTTGAAAAGAGAGGCTTGCTCCGGAGGCCAAAAAATCGCAAAGCTATTGACATGGAAGCTTTTGAAGGCGGAGTGGAACAGAACATGCTGAAAAGAAAAG TGCAGAACTATCTTGTGGACTCACAAACAGCATCTGGGATCCAAACAGCCACGCTGACGAGTGACGCGGAAATCATGCTGAGTAACACGGAGCTCTTTGTTCAGCCTCAGTTTGATGAACAGAGCCAAAATAAGCCTTCTGCTTTTGAACCACAACTGTCAGATTCAAAAACTTTGGAACAGAGAAGCAAGATTTCTGATGCAGCCCAAGAGGAAGCAAAGCTGGTGGCCCCACTATCCGGTGTGGGCACAAATGAGGGAAGGACCCAAAGGTATTCTGAGGACTTAATCCTTGATCGTGAGGGCATTGACAGAATGACTGGTGTGCCTCCAAAAACACCTGCAAACCAGCGAGAAGATCAGCAGGATCATTCCCAGCAGAGTAACCCGATGGAACAGCTTTCTGTTTTGGAAGAGGTGGTGGCTGGCA CTGCAGAGCATCATGCAAATGCTGGATATTCAGAACGTTTGGAGAAGAAACTGACCAGCAAAGCAGAATCGCAGGTGGCTGTGGCACAGGATGACAGAGTGGGAACAGAAACAGCCCCTTCCGAAGAAGAGGGAATAGCAGAAGGCAGTGTTGAACACCAAGGCTCTCCTGAAGCTG AACGCGAGATTGCCAAAGATGTTGAAGCTGGAAGCCTGGGCAAGCATTCTCATGCTTTTTCCTCCCCTAAAAAATTTGGGGTGAAGTTGTTAGAGGAAGCTGTTGAAGAAGCTGATGAACTAAAGGATGAAGCTATCGTGGTAGAATTTGATGGTCTGGAAGAAGAGCCTGCTGAGGATGAAGCTGAAGACCCTGAGAGTGAAG AAGTGAAGAAGTTCAAGAGCAAAGTGAGAGGATGCAGATTAGACTTGGAGGAAACTGGTACGGGTAGTTCGCAGCAAAGAG agGTTTCCATGAAGACACCCACGTTTGTCCATGCTGCAGCCTACAAACCACGGCTGTCGACACCACATCCTGCAAAATCTGTTGCTTCCGA GTCTCCTCTGCCGCCGCCACGGGCTAAGCTGGTTCCGAAGAGCTCGGGAGCAGCACGGAAGAAGGCATATGAGCCTGGAGTGGCAAGTAGTTTGATAAAGAAGATCTTTAGCCATTATGTGAAAATGCCAGTGGCCAGAGATGCATTCAACATTGTTGTAAAATG CTCCGAGAGATACTTCAAGCAGCTAAGCAGTGATCTGGAAGCTTACACCAACCATGCAGGGAGGAAGACAGTGGAGATGGCTGACCTGGAAGTCCTCATGAGAAG GCAGGGGCTGGTGACAGACAAGATGCCGCTGCATGTGCTGATCGAGCGTTACCTCCCTCTGGAGTACAGGAAGCTCCTGATCCCCGTTGCTGTGAGTGGGAACAAAGTGATCCCCTGCAAATGA
- the CENPT gene encoding centromere protein T isoform X1, producing the protein MADTRPRARRGARRSGHDLLRAAGKTVPDSGKQKNSGRSTSLKQRPAPDLDNDTPRIMLKRIIRTQPQVSPLAPQVSEHEETEAARSELPSKRVSNMVEMQLPDLVPEDTSIATFHMTKKRKKLSISEFERAADKRLPQNQAQSTLDSTTLARSLRMSLGSLIPPDTVEKRGLLRRPKNRKAIDMEAFEGGVEQNMLKRKVQNYLVDSQTASGIQTATLTSDAEIMLSNTELFVQPQFDEQSQNKPSAFEPQLSDSKTLEQRSKISDAAQEEAKLVAPLSGVGTNEGRTQRYSEDLILDREGIDRMTGVPPKTPANQREDQQDHSQQSNPMEQLSVLEEVVAGTAEHHANAGYSERLEKKLTSKAESQVAVAQDDRVGTETAPSEEEGIAEGSVEHQGSPEAEREIAKDVEAGSLGKHSHAFSSPKKFGVKLLEEAVEEADELKDEAIVVEFDGLEEEPAEDEAEDPESEEVKKFKSKVRGCRLDLEETGTGSSQQREVSMKTPTFVHAAAYKPRLSTPHPAKSVASESPLPPPRAKLVPKSSGAARKKAYEPGVASSLIKKIFSHYVKMPVARDAFNIVVKCSERYFKQLSSDLEAYTNHAGRKTVEMADLEVLMRRQGLVTDKMPLHVLIERYLPLEYRKLLIPVAVSGNKVIPCK; encoded by the exons AACCGCAAGTTTCACCTCTAGCACCTCAGGTATCTGAAcatgaagaaacagaagcagctcGGTCAGAACTCCCATCTAAGAGAGTTTCCAACAT GGTGGAAATGCAACTGCCAGACCTTGTTCCTGAGGACACCTCCATTGCCACATTCCATATGActaagaagagaaagaaactcAGCATTTCTGAATTTGAGAGAGCAGCAGACAAACGACTTCCTCAGAACCAAG CTCAGTCAACGTTGGACAGCACGACTTTGGCTCG ATCTCTTCGCATGTCTCTGGGTTCCTTGATCCCACCAGACACTGTTGAAAAGAGAGGCTTGCTCCGGAGGCCAAAAAATCGCAAAGCTATTGACATGGAAGCTTTTGAAGGCGGAGTGGAACAGAACATGCTGAAAAGAAAAG TGCAGAACTATCTTGTGGACTCACAAACAGCATCTGGGATCCAAACAGCCACGCTGACGAGTGACGCGGAAATCATGCTGAGTAACACGGAGCTCTTTGTTCAGCCTCAGTTTGATGAACAGAGCCAAAATAAGCCTTCTGCTTTTGAACCACAACTGTCAGATTCAAAAACTTTGGAACAGAGAAGCAAGATTTCTGATGCAGCCCAAGAGGAAGCAAAGCTGGTGGCCCCACTATCCGGTGTGGGCACAAATGAGGGAAGGACCCAAAGGTATTCTGAGGACTTAATCCTTGATCGTGAGGGCATTGACAGAATGACTGGTGTGCCTCCAAAAACACCTGCAAACCAGCGAGAAGATCAGCAGGATCATTCCCAGCAGAGTAACCCGATGGAACAGCTTTCTGTTTTGGAAGAGGTGGTGGCTGGCA CTGCAGAGCATCATGCAAATGCTGGATATTCAGAACGTTTGGAGAAGAAACTGACCAGCAAAGCAGAATCGCAGGTGGCTGTGGCACAGGATGACAGAGTGGGAACAGAAACAGCCCCTTCCGAAGAAGAGGGAATAGCAGAAGGCAGTGTTGAACACCAAGGCTCTCCTGAAGCTG AACGCGAGATTGCCAAAGATGTTGAAGCTGGAAGCCTGGGCAAGCATTCTCATGCTTTTTCCTCCCCTAAAAAATTTGGGGTGAAGTTGTTAGAGGAAGCTGTTGAAGAAGCTGATGAACTAAAGGATGAAGCTATCGTGGTAGAATTTGATGGTCTGGAAGAAGAGCCTGCTGAGGATGAAGCTGAAGACCCTGAGAGTGAAG AAGTGAAGAAGTTCAAGAGCAAAGTGAGAGGATGCAGATTAGACTTGGAGGAAACTGGTACGGGTAGTTCGCAGCAAAGAG agGTTTCCATGAAGACACCCACGTTTGTCCATGCTGCAGCCTACAAACCACGGCTGTCGACACCACATCCTGCAAAATCTGTTGCTTCCGA GTCTCCTCTGCCGCCGCCACGGGCTAAGCTGGTTCCGAAGAGCTCGGGAGCAGCACGGAAGAAGGCATATGAGCCTGGAGTGGCAAGTAGTTTGATAAAGAAGATCTTTAGCCATTATGTGAAAATGCCAGTGGCCAGAGATGCATTCAACATTGTTGTAAAATG CTCCGAGAGATACTTCAAGCAGCTAAGCAGTGATCTGGAAGCTTACACCAACCATGCAGGGAGGAAGACAGTGGAGATGGCTGACCTGGAAGTCCTCATGAGAAG GCAGGGGCTGGTGACAGACAAGATGCCGCTGCATGTGCTGATCGAGCGTTACCTCCCTCTGGAGTACAGGAAGCTCCTGATCCCCGTTGCTGTGAGTGGGAACAAAGTGATCCCCTGCAAATGA